Below is a genomic region from Verrucomicrobiales bacterium.
ACTATCGCACCACCACGGTGCGCGACAACCCAATCCGGGTTCGGCTTCGACAGGTGAACGGCAAACTCGTGGTTCCTCCGCCTCACGAGGATCGTTTTTTGGTCCATATCACCGCCCCCGGCAAAGGATCATTAATTGAGTTAGGCGAGCCGGATGTGCTGTATCGCAACGAGGGAAACGGCAAGTTTACTCCCCTGGATTGGACAGGCGGCACTTTTCGCGACGAGACCAACCAACCGCTGACTCAGGCGCCACTGGACTGGGGCCTGTCGGCGCTTTTCCACGATCTGAACGGTGACCTGCGTCCCGACCTGTATGTCTGCAACGATTTTTCGTCGCCCGACCGCCTGTGGATGGGCGGCGTCGATGCCCACCTCCACGCCGCACCGGCTCGGGCATTGCGCCATACCAGCTGGGCTTCCATGAGTGTGGATGTAGCGGACCTCGACCGCGACGGCTTCCCCGAACTTTTTGTCTCCGACATGCTCAGCGCCGACCTCAGCCGGCGCCAAACGCAGCGCGGGAATAGCTCACCCTGCGTCCAGCCCGAAGACGAACAGTGGGACCGGCCGCAGTATCTTCGCAACATGCTGTTCTGGAATCAGGGCAATGGAACCTTTGTCGAGATGGCACCCTTCGCTGGGGTCGAGGCCAGCGAATGGACCTGGGGTGCCGCCTTTCTCGATGTGGATTTGGATGGCTACGACGATTTGTTGTTGGCGACCGGACACGGCTCGGACATGCAGGACTTCGATGCAGCGGAACGCATCGCCCAGTTGCGAGCGCAGGACCCTCAGCTCCCCGCAGCCCTCCTCATGACGAATTACCCGCCCCTTCAACCACCGAATGTGGCTTTTCGCAACCGCGGAGATCTGACCTTCGACCCTGCCGGGCCGGCGTGGGGATTCGATCGCCCCGGCATCACTCACGGTGTCATCCTCGCCGACCTCGATAACGATGGAGATCTCGACGTGGTGACGTCCGACCTCAACCAATCGCCTGGACTCTACCGGAATCAGTCCGTCGCGCCGCGCATCGCGGTTCGGCTGAAGGGCAAGGGGAAGAACACCCAAGGGGTCGGCGCCCGGATCCGGTTGCTGGACCCCCAAGGCGTTCAGCAGAAGGAGATCATCGCGGGTGGTCGTTATCTCTCGGGCGATGAAAGTCGGCGCGTTTTCGCGGCCAATTGGCGGGAAGGACAGACAGCCCGCCTGGAGGTCCACTGGCCGGGAGGTGCCGTCTCTCAGGTGGCTGCTCTCGAACGGAACCAGCTCTATGTCATCGACGAACTCGGCGCCGCTCCACCCGTCAGCTCCCTGGTTGCAGCTCCATCTTCAGCGGGGTTTTTCGAAGCGCTTTTGTCGAACCCGTTACCTGCACACCAAGAGGCTGCCTTCGACGATTCGTCCGTCCAACCGTTGATACCCTGGACGCTCAGCCAGCGCGGCCCAAGATCTCTCGCCTTCGACGTGGATCAGGACGGGTTGGAGGATCTCGTGCTCGGCGCCGGCCGCGGGGGCTCTCCTTCGGTGTGGCTCAATTCTCCAGAGGGCAAGTTTTCTCCCCTGCCCTTGCCAGAAGGAGTTTCAAGCCTGCCTGGTGACGTGACCGCCATCGCTGCGTTCGTGACCAGGGCCGGAGAGTCTCTGATTCTGCTCGCGATCGCTCGCGATGAAACCACGGATCCCGCGGGCTCCCAAATCCTCGAACTTCGAGTTCGAGAGCGCACGGTGACTTTCACGCCCTGGGCTCACCCTCTGCCCATGAGCGCAGGAACACTGAGCTTGGCTGATGCGGACGGGGACGGAGATCCCGATCTCTTCGTTGGGGGACGAACTGTCACCCGGCATTACCCCGATCCCGCGCCATCGCAATGGTATCGGAATGACGGAGGTAGCTTCGTTCCTGAGACCTTCGGCGTCGACTGGAGCCGCTTGGGTTTGGTCACCGCTAGCGTGCTCGCGGACCTGACCAGGGATGGTCGCCCCGATCTCGTGGTTGCCACCGAATGGGGGGCGCTGCGGTTGTTCGTGAACACCGGTCAGGGGTTCGTGGAACGAACCCAGCCATCGGGGCTGGGAGCCTGGAAGGGGCTCTGGACATCGCTCATCGCGGTGGATCTCGACCGCGACGGAACGCCGGAACTCGTGGCCGGCAATCAAGGCCGAAACCAGCTCTGGAACCGCTTTCTTGAACATCCGCTGAGACTCTACTATGGGGATATCAACCAGAGTGGAAGCTGGGCCACGCTCCTGGCCGTGCGTCCGCCGGGATTCGATCGTTACTTTCCACTGAATGATTTGAGCGCCCTCAAGAACCAGGTGCCGCGCATAGGGCAGCAATTCACCACTCATGCCGAGTTTGCCAGGCTTTCCATGGACGAACTCTGGCGGGCAGCCGAAGTTCCCGCCCGACATGTCGAAGCCAACATCCTTGACCATGGCGTGTTCCGATGGCGGGGCGAGCGAGTTGAATTCCATCGGCTCCCCACGGTCGCCCAGCTGAGTGTTCTCAACGACCTGGCGGCCGCGGACTTTAACTCCGATGGGAACCAGGATCTTTTTCTGGCCCAAAATCGGGAAGCCTACGGGCCTGACACTGTCCGGCAGGATGCGGGCCGGGGATTGATACTCCTCGGAGATGGACAGGGAGGTTTCTCCCCCAGTCGCGCCGGCCAGACCGGCATTCGGAGTGATGGGGTCCTAACGTGCGTGAGTGTCGCCGATTGGAATCGCGATGGCAAAGCCGACCTGCTTCTCGGCGAACCCAACCGACAGCCCCAGCTCTACCTCAATCGTTGGCCTACCGCTCAGAAACCCTCGCCCAAACCCTGAACTCTTGCTCAACACGAAACCTGTGGAGTAGTTCAGAACTTAGGTTCACCTAACTTTGTTTCTTGCAACTGTTCCGAGACTTGATTAGATCGATCTCATGCAATTCAGCCAAGCGTGTGGATACGGTCGGGTTCTGACCCTCGGCTTCCTCGTGGCCGGCTCGGCAACGGGGCATGAGTCCGGTGATCGGGCAGTGGAAGCGATCAAGGACAATTCGATTCTAGTGGAGGAGGCCTACAATCAGGAGCCCGGGATCGTGCATCACTTATTGCTGATGGGACATCATGTGCACCGCATGGGCAGCACGGACGATCGTGAATGGCAGTTCGCATTCACCCAGGAATGGCCACTCGCCAGCGAGCGGCACCAGATTGCCTACACGCTTCCCTACTCAATTCTGGAGGACCGGTCGGGCTCTACGAGCGGTCTCGGCGACATCGCGCTGCACTATCGCCTTCAGGCACTCTTCGAGCAGGATTCTAGTCCCGCCGTCGCGCCTCGACTCAGTCTGATTCTGCCCACCGGCAGCGCGCGGCGCGGTTTGGGAGAAGGTCGGCTCGGATACCAGTTCAACCTCCCGTTGAGCAAAACTCTTTCCGATCGCTGGGCCATACACGGAAACGCCGGGTTTACAACCTTTCCCGGCCTGCGTGGGCGCGACCCGATCACACCGCACCTCGCCGGCAGCCTCGTCTACGCCCCCCACCGCCAGTTGCATCTGCTTCTCGAAAGCGTGGGGGCTTGGACGCAGACGGTGGACGCATCAGCCGCAGTGCATTCCACCTTCGAGTGTGTTATCTCGCCGGGGGCGCGCTATGCCGTGAACTGGGGCGATTCGCAATGGGTGGTGGGAGTCGGTATCCCGGTTGGGATCACCCGGTCGGCACCGGATTTCGGCGTCTTGCTGTATCTGTCTTGGGAACACTCGTTCCTCCGAACCCCCGAGCCGCCGCGGTAAACCAAGGCGGCCTACCTTCAGCCGCCTCACACCGCTCGACCGTCCACCGCTGCGCCGGCCGCTTTCCTTTCCTCTTTCGCCCGCTCCTTTTCCCAGTCGGCGGTTTCATTGCGTCCCTCCATGCGATAGTAGATCAGATTGGCCAGTCCGATGGCGAACGGGATGAGTCCAAAGATCGCGCGCTGAGGCGAACCCTTGCCGCCGTAGTAGATGCTGATGCCGAGCGAGATTCCAACAAACACCCAGATGAGCCCGCGGCGCAGGTAGCGACGGGGATGAGGGGTGACTTCGTGATTACGAAACAGTCCTTCCGGCCACGGGGGAAGATCCAACCCTTTGTCAATCGCTGCTACGCGCTCTTGGTGGATCGCTGAGTAAAGTTGCTTCTTCTTCAGATATTCGAAGAAGAAGAGCAACATTGGGATACTGCAACCCATTACAATCGCGATGATCGGGATCAGAAGAGCTAAGGTCGATTCGTCCATAGTGGTGTGCTTTATCTAGTTCAAATCCCGCCGTCGGGATCAAATGTTCAGCCCTTCCGACTCCTGATCATGGACAAATGTTTCAGTCTTTTGAAACAAAAGCGAACCGGCGCGCGTCGTGTGTGTCGACGGGTGTGGATGGTCGCGGCTGATGATTCCGGAAGACGACATTCAAAAACTACTGCAAGAGAAGCACTACCAAGCCGCATTCGAGCACCTCGTGGAGCGAATGAAGCTCAAAGTCTTTCATCTATGCATGGGGATTCTTCGGGACGAGGCTTCGGCGCACGACGCCGCCCAAGATTGCTTCGTCAAGGTCTGGCGCGGCCTCTCTGGCTATGGGGGTCAGTCAGCCCTCTCGACGTGGGTGTATACCATCGCTCGAAACACCTGTCTGAGCGAGCTGCGCCGACGTGCGTATCGGGTGTCGATTTCCCTGAACGAGGAGGGCGCGGAGGAGATTGCCGACCCAAATTCGCCCCCTCCCGGAGAGGGGACACCACGGCTCCAGACTCAGGAGATGGCCTCGCTACTGGACCGGCTCTCCGAGAGACATCGGCGAGTGCTCAGGCTCTACTACTTCGAGGACTGCTCCTACGAAACGGTTGCGGAGATGCTGGCAATCCCACTGGGAACAGTGAAAACAGATCTCTATCGCGCCAAAAAGGAACTGCTACGTGAATTTAACCGGAGTCAAACCCATGAACTGCGCACGCGTTGAACAACTGATGCTTCTTCAGGAAACCCTACCCGGCCCCGCCGTGGAGCATCAACTTACCTGTCCCCGGTGCCAAGCTCTCACCTTACAGCTTCAGTCGTTGGACCAGAGCTTGAGGTCAGCCCTGTCTACCCCTGCACTGCCCAGCGATTTTGAGAGCCGGCTCATGATGCGTCTCGAAAGCCTTGCGGCACGCCAACGGCGAGCCATCAGCCGCGAGGAACTGATGGCCGAAGACGCTCGTCATTGGAACCAGTTTTCCGGATACTCTGGGCAGCAGATCCGTCGAGTCGGGCTGGAGTCGCTAGCCTCGGTCACCTTGGTGACACTGGTGCTCATGGGGATTTCCGCCCGGTTCGACGCTCTCCTCCCCACCGGCCTCCTGGTGGAATCCATTCCGCTCACGGCACCTCAGGTGGCGAGCTTCTTAGGCTGGGTCACCCTCTGTGGCATCAGCGCGGTTTGGTCGACCTGGCGGTTCCGTCAGCAAACCTAACCCCGTGGTAGTCGGAGAACGTCCACTCAGCTAGATCTCCAACCTGCCGACCTCCCGGATGGCCTGATTGCAATACCACTTCACCGCTCCTGACATGGGCGGATCCAGCTGCTCCAGTTCGTCCGCAGTACACCACCGAATGTCAAAGTGCTCTTCGACGGCACAGCGAATTTCGCCCCCTTGGGGCCGCGCCCA
It encodes:
- a CDS encoding VCBS repeat-containing protein, with protein sequence MIRWLSTWLILGSTALLPAVEAASAAVESRQPLRIPAQGASGFLRLEPSSVGIHLTNRLSNTLSAQNQILLNGSGVAAGDVDGDGLCDLYFCTLTEGNRLYRNLGDWRFADMTATAGIACEGQFSTGTCLADLDGDGDLDLLVNSIGGGTRFFQNDGRGKFTEQPDAGFQRRGGSHSIAVADVDVDGDLDVYITNYRTTTVRDNPIRVRLRQVNGKLVVPPPHEDRFLVHITAPGKGSLIELGEPDVLYRNEGNGKFTPLDWTGGTFRDETNQPLTQAPLDWGLSALFHDLNGDLRPDLYVCNDFSSPDRLWMGGVDAHLHAAPARALRHTSWASMSVDVADLDRDGFPELFVSDMLSADLSRRQTQRGNSSPCVQPEDEQWDRPQYLRNMLFWNQGNGTFVEMAPFAGVEASEWTWGAAFLDVDLDGYDDLLLATGHGSDMQDFDAAERIAQLRAQDPQLPAALLMTNYPPLQPPNVAFRNRGDLTFDPAGPAWGFDRPGITHGVILADLDNDGDLDVVTSDLNQSPGLYRNQSVAPRIAVRLKGKGKNTQGVGARIRLLDPQGVQQKEIIAGGRYLSGDESRRVFAANWREGQTARLEVHWPGGAVSQVAALERNQLYVIDELGAAPPVSSLVAAPSSAGFFEALLSNPLPAHQEAAFDDSSVQPLIPWTLSQRGPRSLAFDVDQDGLEDLVLGAGRGGSPSVWLNSPEGKFSPLPLPEGVSSLPGDVTAIAAFVTRAGESLILLAIARDETTDPAGSQILELRVRERTVTFTPWAHPLPMSAGTLSLADADGDGDPDLFVGGRTVTRHYPDPAPSQWYRNDGGSFVPETFGVDWSRLGLVTASVLADLTRDGRPDLVVATEWGALRLFVNTGQGFVERTQPSGLGAWKGLWTSLIAVDLDRDGTPELVAGNQGRNQLWNRFLEHPLRLYYGDINQSGSWATLLAVRPPGFDRYFPLNDLSALKNQVPRIGQQFTTHAEFARLSMDELWRAAEVPARHVEANILDHGVFRWRGERVEFHRLPTVAQLSVLNDLAAADFNSDGNQDLFLAQNREAYGPDTVRQDAGRGLILLGDGQGGFSPSRAGQTGIRSDGVLTCVSVADWNRDGKADLLLGEPNRQPQLYLNRWPTAQKPSPKP
- a CDS encoding RNA polymerase sigma factor, producing MIPEDDIQKLLQEKHYQAAFEHLVERMKLKVFHLCMGILRDEASAHDAAQDCFVKVWRGLSGYGGQSALSTWVYTIARNTCLSELRRRAYRVSISLNEEGAEEIADPNSPPPGEGTPRLQTQEMASLLDRLSERHRRVLRLYYFEDCSYETVAEMLAIPLGTVKTDLYRAKKELLREFNRSQTHELRTR
- a CDS encoding transporter, which produces MQFSQACGYGRVLTLGFLVAGSATGHESGDRAVEAIKDNSILVEEAYNQEPGIVHHLLLMGHHVHRMGSTDDREWQFAFTQEWPLASERHQIAYTLPYSILEDRSGSTSGLGDIALHYRLQALFEQDSSPAVAPRLSLILPTGSARRGLGEGRLGYQFNLPLSKTLSDRWAIHGNAGFTTFPGLRGRDPITPHLAGSLVYAPHRQLHLLLESVGAWTQTVDASAAVHSTFECVISPGARYAVNWGDSQWVVGVGIPVGITRSAPDFGVLLYLSWEHSFLRTPEPPR